One part of the Fusobacterium pseudoperiodonticum genome encodes these proteins:
- a CDS encoding N-acetylmuramoyl-L-alanine amidase family protein: protein MKKKLITAFFFFLLSVLSFSAQVKDVRFRNNTCSISLNAREGEYLVSADEESRLIYIEIQNLDSSSCEKFTKNLEYDIRDSNLFEDVVIDKTRDSVSITLQVAPKVGYVMDATNNRIDVNFHRTTKNKHLIVIDPGHGGKDSGAIRGSVVEKKIVLSVGTFLKEELSKDFNVVMTRDSDVFVVLSQRPKMANKSNAKLFVSIHANASESKNANGVEVFYFSKKSSPYAERIANFENTIGEQYGDSSDKIIQISGELAYKKNQENSIRLARKIAENISSGLALKNGGVHGANFAVLRGFNGTGVLIELGFVSNSYDAAILVDRDSQQKMAEEIAKSIKEYLTR from the coding sequence ATGAAAAAAAAATTAATTACCGCCTTTTTCTTTTTTCTTTTGTCAGTCTTAAGTTTCTCAGCTCAAGTTAAAGATGTAAGATTTCGTAATAATACATGTTCAATTAGTTTGAATGCAAGAGAGGGAGAATATTTAGTTAGTGCTGATGAAGAATCGAGGCTCATATATATAGAAATACAAAATTTAGATTCAAGTTCTTGTGAAAAATTTACAAAAAATTTAGAATATGATATTAGAGATTCAAATCTATTTGAAGATGTAGTTATAGATAAAACAAGAGATAGTGTTTCAATAACATTACAAGTAGCTCCAAAAGTTGGTTATGTAATGGATGCAACAAATAATAGAATAGATGTAAATTTTCATAGAACTACTAAAAATAAACATCTTATTGTTATAGACCCAGGACATGGAGGAAAAGATTCTGGTGCAATAAGAGGTTCAGTAGTAGAAAAGAAAATAGTTCTTTCAGTTGGAACATTCTTAAAGGAAGAACTTTCAAAAGATTTTAATGTAGTTATGACAAGAGATTCAGATGTTTTTGTTGTACTTAGTCAAAGACCTAAGATGGCGAATAAAAGTAATGCAAAATTATTTGTAAGTATACATGCAAACGCTTCAGAAAGTAAGAATGCAAATGGAGTTGAAGTTTTCTATTTCTCTAAAAAATCGTCTCCTTATGCTGAAAGAATTGCTAATTTTGAAAACACTATAGGAGAGCAATATGGAGATAGCAGTGATAAGATAATTCAAATTTCTGGAGAATTAGCCTATAAAAAGAATCAGGAAAATTCAATAAGATTAGCAAGAAAGATTGCTGAAAATATCTCAAGTGGTTTAGCATTAAAAAATGGTGGAGTTCATGGTGCAAACTTTGCTGTTCTAAGAGGATTTAATGGAACAGGGGTTTTAATAGAGCTTGGTTTTGTTAGTAATTCTTATGATGCAGCAATTTTGGTTGATAGAGATTCTCAACAAAAAATGGCAGAGGAAATTGCAAAATCAATTAAAGAATATTTGACAAGGTGA
- the yajC gene encoding preprotein translocase subunit YajC, whose product MQEIFAKYGSTIGLVVLWIGVFYFLLIRPNKKRQKEQQNLLNSLKEGTEVITIGGIKGTIAFVGEDYVELRVDKGVKLTFRKSAIANVISNNNQQ is encoded by the coding sequence ATGCAAGAAATATTTGCGAAGTATGGAAGTACTATTGGTTTGGTAGTTCTTTGGATAGGTGTATTTTACTTTTTACTTATTAGACCTAATAAGAAAAGACAAAAAGAACAACAAAATCTACTTAACTCTTTAAAAGAAGGAACAGAAGTTATAACTATTGGTGGAATCAAAGGAACAATAGCTTTTGTTGGTGAAGATTATGTTGAACTTAGAGTGGATAAGGGAGTTAAATTAACTTTTAGAAAATCTGCTATAGCTAATGTTATTAGCAACAATAATCAACAATAA
- the secG gene encoding preprotein translocase subunit SecG, producing the protein MSTLLNVLLFLSAFILIVLVLIQPDRSHGMTASMGMGASNTIFGINKDGGPLAKATEVVATLFIVCSLLLYLTR; encoded by the coding sequence ATGTCAACTTTATTAAATGTATTATTATTTTTATCAGCATTTATACTAATAGTTTTAGTTTTAATACAACCTGATAGAAGCCATGGTATGACAGCAAGTATGGGAATGGGTGCTTCTAACACAATTTTTGGTATCAATAAAGATGGAGGACCTTTAGCAAAAGCAACTGAAGTTGTTGCAACTTTATTTATAGTTTGTTCTCTATTATTATACTTAACTCGTTAA
- a CDS encoding NAD+ synthase, whose translation MDKLDLNMKEVHKELVDFLKENFKKNGFSKAVLGLSGGIDSALAAYLLRDALGKENILAIMMPYKSSNPDSLNHAKLVVEDLGINSKVIEITDMIDAYFKNEKDPTSLRMGNKMARERMSILYDYSSKENALVVGTSNKTEIYLGYSTQFGDSACAFNPIGDLYKTNVWELSRYLNIPKELIEKKPSADLWEGQTDEQEMGLTYKEADQVLYRMLEENKTVEEILNEGFDKSLVENIVKRMNRSEYKRRMPLIAKIKR comes from the coding sequence ATGGATAAGTTAGATTTAAATATGAAAGAAGTTCATAAAGAATTGGTTGATTTTTTAAAAGAAAACTTTAAGAAAAATGGATTTTCTAAAGCTGTTCTAGGTTTATCAGGTGGAATTGACTCAGCTCTTGCAGCTTACTTATTAAGAGATGCTTTAGGAAAAGAAAATATACTTGCTATTATGATGCCATACAAGAGTTCAAATCCTGATAGTTTAAATCATGCTAAATTAGTAGTGGAAGACTTGGGAATAAATTCTAAAGTTATTGAAATAACAGATATGATAGATGCTTATTTTAAAAATGAAAAAGATCCTACATCTTTAAGAATGGGAAATAAAATGGCAAGAGAAAGAATGTCAATTTTATATGATTATTCATCTAAAGAAAACGCTCTAGTAGTAGGAACATCTAATAAGACAGAAATTTATTTAGGATATAGTACACAATTTGGAGATTCTGCTTGTGCTTTTAACCCAATAGGAGATTTATATAAGACTAATGTTTGGGAACTTTCAAGATATTTAAATATTCCTAAAGAATTAATAGAAAAGAAACCTAGTGCAGATTTATGGGAAGGTCAAACTGATGAACAAGAAATGGGACTTACATATAAGGAAGCCGATCAAGTTTTATACAGAATGCTAGAAGAAAATAAAACAGTTGAAGAAATTTTAAATGAAGGTTTTGATAAATCTCTAGTTGAAAATATTGTTAAAAGAATGAATAGAAGTGAATATAAAAGAAGAATGCCACTTATAGCAAAAATAAAAAGGTAG
- the ylqF gene encoding ribosome biogenesis GTPase YlqF: protein MSMTQINWYPGHMKKTKDLIEENLKLIDVVLEIVDARIPLSSKNPNIASLSKNKKRIIVLNKSDLLEKKELEVWKKYFKEQDFADEVVEMSAETGYNLKKLYEAIEFVSKERKEKLLKKGLKKVSTRIIVLGIPNVGKSRLINRIVGKNSAGVGNKPGFTRGKQWVRIKEGIELLDTPGILWPKFESETVGVNLAISGAIRDEILPIEDVACSLIRKMLNKGRWTSLKDRYKLLEEDRDDEIMENILSKIALRMAMLNKGGELNVLQAAYTLLRDYRAAKLGKFGLDEIKEV from the coding sequence ATGTCGATGACACAGATTAACTGGTATCCAGGACATATGAAAAAAACTAAGGATTTAATAGAAGAAAATTTAAAACTTATTGATGTAGTTTTGGAAATTGTTGATGCAAGAATACCTTTATCAAGTAAGAATCCTAATATAGCAAGTCTTAGTAAAAATAAAAAAAGAATAATAGTTTTAAATAAGTCTGATTTACTTGAAAAGAAAGAATTAGAAGTATGGAAAAAGTATTTTAAGGAGCAAGATTTTGCCGATGAAGTAGTTGAAATGAGTGCTGAAACAGGCTATAATCTAAAAAAGCTTTATGAGGCTATTGAATTTGTTTCTAAAGAAAGAAAAGAAAAATTACTAAAAAAAGGACTTAAAAAAGTTAGTACAAGAATAATAGTTTTAGGGATACCTAATGTAGGAAAATCTAGACTAATAAACAGAATAGTTGGTAAAAATAGTGCTGGTGTTGGGAATAAGCCTGGTTTTACAAGAGGAAAACAATGGGTTAGAATAAAAGAAGGTATAGAACTTTTAGATACTCCAGGTATATTATGGCCAAAATTTGAAAGTGAAACTGTAGGAGTTAATCTTGCAATATCAGGTGCTATAAGAGATGAAATATTACCAATAGAAGACGTTGCATGTTCTCTTATAAGAAAAATGTTAAACAAAGGTAGATGGACAAGTTTAAAAGATAGATATAAACTTTTAGAAGAAGATAGAGATGATGAAATTATGGAAAATATTTTATCAAAGATTGCTCTAAGAATGGCTATGTTAAACAAAGGTGGAGAACTTAATGTTTTACAAGCAGCCTATACACTTCTAAGAGATTATAGAGCGGCTAAGTTAGGTAAATTTGGATTAGATGAAATAAAAGAGGTGTAA
- the rsmI gene encoding 16S rRNA (cytidine(1402)-2'-O)-methyltransferase has product MLYIVATPIGNLEDMTFRAIRTLKEVDYIFAEDTRVTRKLLDHYEIKNTVYRYDEHTKQHQVANIINLLKEEKNIALVTDAGTPCISDPGYEVVDEAHKNNIKVVAIPGASALTASASIAGISMRRFCFEGFLPKKKGRQTLLKQLAEEKERTIVIYESPFRIEKTLRDIETFMGKREVVIVREITKIYEEVLRGSTTELIEKLEKNPIKGEIVLLVEGQQKGGNKYVDDTD; this is encoded by the coding sequence ATGCTATATATAGTTGCAACGCCAATAGGAAATTTAGAAGATATGACTTTTAGAGCTATAAGAACTCTAAAAGAAGTTGACTATATTTTTGCAGAAGACACAAGAGTAACAAGAAAATTATTAGATCACTATGAGATAAAAAATACGGTCTATAGATACGATGAGCATACTAAGCAACATCAGGTAGCTAATATAATAAATCTTTTAAAAGAAGAAAAGAATATTGCTTTGGTTACTGATGCAGGAACTCCTTGTATATCTGATCCAGGTTATGAAGTGGTTGATGAAGCTCATAAAAATAATATAAAGGTTGTAGCTATTCCTGGTGCTAGTGCACTGACTGCATCAGCCTCTATTGCAGGTATAAGTATGAGACGTTTTTGTTTTGAAGGGTTTCTACCTAAGAAAAAAGGTAGACAAACTCTTCTGAAACAATTAGCTGAAGAAAAAGAAAGAACTATAGTCATCTATGAATCTCCTTTTAGAATAGAAAAAACTTTAAGAGACATAGAGACTTTTATGGGAAAAAGAGAAGTTGTTATTGTAAGAGAAATAACAAAAATTTATGAAGAAGTTTTAAGAGGAAGTACTACTGAGCTTATAGAAAAGCTAGAAAAAAATCCTATAAAGGGAGAGATAGTATTACTTGTTGAAGGGCAACAAAAGGGAGGAAATAAATATGTCGATGACACAGATTAA
- a CDS encoding S41 family peptidase, whose amino-acid sequence MKVSLRKAAMVLMIAISGLSFSDDDRTGFLSNMRELKEISDIMDVIQDSYVENANAHKNKEEKNKKTPQDAQKSTKVTKKSLMQGALKGMLESLDDPHSVYFTREELRSFQEDIKGKYVGVGMVIQKKVGEPLTVVSPIEDGPAYKAGIKPKDQIVEIDGESTYNLTSEEASKRLKGKANTSVKVKVYREANKLTKVFELKRETIELKYVKSKMLEGGIGYLRLTQFGDNVYPDMKKALEGLQAKGMRALILDLRSNPGGELGQSIKIASMFIEKGKIVSTRQKKGEETVYSREGKYFGNFPMVVLINGGSASASEIVSGALKDYKRATLIGEKTFGKGSVQTLLPLPDGDGIKITIAKYYTPNGISIDGTGIEPDKKVEDKDYYLISDGTITNIDENQQKENKKEIIKEVKGEKAAKEVDTHKDIQLEAAIKFLNTPTQKKTPSPKK is encoded by the coding sequence GTGAAAGTAAGTTTAAGAAAGGCTGCTATGGTTTTAATGATAGCAATTTCAGGGTTATCTTTTTCAGATGACGACAGAACAGGTTTTTTATCTAATATGAGAGAGTTAAAAGAAATATCAGATATTATGGATGTTATTCAAGATAGCTATGTTGAAAATGCTAATGCTCATAAAAACAAAGAAGAAAAAAATAAAAAGACTCCGCAAGATGCACAGAAAAGTACAAAAGTAACTAAAAAATCTTTGATGCAAGGAGCTTTAAAAGGAATGTTGGAATCATTAGATGATCCACACTCAGTATATTTTACAAGAGAAGAATTAAGAAGTTTCCAAGAAGATATTAAAGGAAAATATGTTGGTGTAGGAATGGTTATTCAAAAGAAAGTTGGAGAACCTTTAACAGTAGTTTCTCCTATAGAAGATGGGCCTGCGTATAAAGCTGGAATAAAACCAAAGGATCAAATAGTTGAAATAGATGGAGAGTCAACATATAATTTAACTAGTGAGGAAGCTTCAAAAAGACTAAAAGGAAAAGCTAATACTAGTGTTAAAGTAAAAGTTTATAGAGAAGCTAATAAGCTAACAAAAGTTTTTGAATTAAAAAGAGAAACTATAGAATTAAAATATGTAAAGAGTAAAATGCTTGAGGGAGGAATTGGTTACTTAAGACTTACTCAATTTGGAGATAATGTTTATCCTGACATGAAAAAAGCATTAGAAGGATTACAAGCAAAGGGTATGAGAGCTTTAATTTTAGACTTAAGAAGTAATCCAGGTGGAGAATTAGGTCAATCAATAAAAATTGCTTCAATGTTCATTGAAAAAGGTAAAATTGTAAGTACAAGACAAAAGAAAGGTGAAGAAACAGTTTACTCAAGAGAAGGTAAATATTTTGGAAACTTCCCTATGGTTGTTTTAATAAATGGTGGTAGTGCTTCAGCTTCAGAAATTGTTTCAGGAGCATTGAAAGACTATAAGAGAGCAACTCTTATAGGTGAAAAGACTTTCGGAAAAGGTAGTGTACAAACTTTACTTCCTTTACCTGATGGAGATGGAATAAAAATAACTATTGCTAAATACTATACTCCAAATGGAATTTCTATAGATGGAACTGGAATAGAACCTGATAAGAAAGTGGAAGATAAAGATTATTACCTAATCTCAGATGGAACTATAACTAATATAGATGAAAATCAACAAAAAGAAAATAAAAAAGAAATTATAAAAGAAGTTAAAGGTGAAAAAGCTGCTAAAGAAGTAGATACACATAAAGATATACAACTAGAAGCAGCAATTAAATTCTTAAATACACCAACACAAAAGAAAACACCTTCACCAAAGAAATAG
- a CDS encoding TlyA family RNA methyltransferase, whose translation MTKFLKKKMRLDEYLCENEYFEDLEVAKKQIMAGNVIINEQKMDKPGIIISLDKIKTVRIKEKNIPYVSRGGLKLKKAIDVFDLNFKDKIVLDIGASTGGFTDCSLQNGAKLVYAVDVGTNQLDWKLRNHNQVVSIENKHINDLEKSEIKDEIDIIVMDISFISIKKVLYKIKEFLSENSYAVFLIKPQFEAEKEYIDKGIVKDLEIHKKVITDVVEDAKNYDLFLENLTISPIKGTKGNTEYLAKFSKKNIFSDKEIENMINNNIREEK comes from the coding sequence ATGACAAAATTTTTAAAAAAGAAAATGAGATTAGATGAATATTTATGCGAAAATGAATATTTTGAAGATTTAGAAGTAGCTAAAAAGCAAATTATGGCAGGTAATGTTATAATAAATGAACAAAAAATGGATAAACCTGGAATTATAATATCTTTAGATAAAATAAAAACAGTCAGAATAAAAGAAAAAAATATTCCCTATGTAAGTAGAGGAGGATTGAAATTAAAGAAAGCAATAGATGTTTTTGACTTAAATTTTAAAGATAAGATAGTTTTAGATATTGGAGCTTCAACAGGAGGCTTTACAGATTGTTCCTTGCAAAATGGAGCAAAATTAGTTTATGCTGTAGATGTAGGAACAAATCAACTTGATTGGAAATTGAGAAATCATAATCAAGTAGTGAGTATTGAAAATAAACATATAAATGATTTGGAAAAAAGTGAAATAAAAGATGAAATAGATATTATAGTAATGGATATTTCATTTATTTCAATAAAAAAAGTTCTATATAAAATAAAAGAATTTTTATCTGAAAATAGCTATGCTGTCTTTTTAATAAAGCCACAGTTTGAAGCTGAAAAAGAATATATAGATAAAGGAATAGTTAAAGATTTAGAAATTCATAAAAAAGTAATTACAGATGTAGTTGAAGATGCTAAGAATTATGATTTATTTTTAGAGAATTTAACTATTTCTCCTATAAAGGGAACTAAAGGAAATACAGAATATTTAGCTAAATTTTCTAAAAAGAATATTTTTTCAGATAAAGAAATAGAAAACATGATTAATAATAACATTAGGGAGGAAAAATAA
- a CDS encoding HD domain-containing protein, which produces MGEKNNKSKKFIDCLLNFQDVKDLELCDDQGVKVSTHTYDVLNISINKIKEKYVDYDFASQKIDFFAITVGIIIHDISKSSLRRNEENFSHSQMMIKNPEYIKAEVYSVLELIEKESGYKLIDSVKQNIAHIVESHHGKWGKVQPETEEANLVYIADMESAKYHRINPIQANDILKYSVKGLGLSDIEKKLNCSAAVIKDRIKRAKKELNLRTFSELLDVYKEKGRVPIGDKFFVLRSEETKKLKKYVDKNGFYNLFMKNPLMEYMIDDKIFKKENEIR; this is translated from the coding sequence ATGGGAGAAAAAAATAATAAATCTAAAAAGTTTATTGATTGTCTTTTAAATTTTCAAGATGTCAAAGACCTTGAATTGTGTGATGACCAGGGAGTAAAAGTATCAACTCATACTTATGATGTATTAAATATTTCTATAAATAAAATAAAAGAAAAATATGTAGATTATGACTTTGCTTCACAAAAAATAGATTTCTTTGCTATAACTGTAGGAATAATAATACATGATATAAGTAAGTCTAGTTTGAGGAGGAATGAAGAAAATTTTTCACATTCTCAGATGATGATAAAAAATCCTGAGTATATCAAAGCTGAAGTTTACTCTGTATTAGAATTAATAGAGAAAGAATCAGGTTATAAATTAATTGACAGTGTTAAACAAAATATTGCCCATATAGTGGAATCACACCATGGTAAATGGGGTAAGGTACAACCTGAAACAGAAGAAGCTAATCTAGTCTATATAGCAGATATGGAGTCAGCAAAATATCATAGAATAAATCCTATTCAAGCAAATGATATTTTAAAATACTCAGTAAAAGGTCTTGGACTCAGTGATATCGAAAAAAAATTGAATTGCTCAGCAGCAGTTATAAAGGACAGAATAAAGAGAGCAAAAAAAGAATTAAATTTAAGGACTTTTAGTGAACTGTTAGATGTCTACAAAGAAAAAGGGAGAGTTCCAATAGGAGATAAATTTTTTGTGTTAAGATCAGAAGAAACTAAAAAATTAAAGAAATATGTGGATAAAAATGGTTTCTATAACTTATTTATGAAAAATCCCTTAATGGAGTATATGATAGATGACAAAATTTTTAAAAAAGAAAATGAGATTAGATGA
- the dxs gene encoding 1-deoxy-D-xylulose-5-phosphate synthase: MSMELTEKCKEIRKQLIEVVSKNGGHLGPNLGVVELTVCLNEVFNFKEDIVLFDVGHQAYVYKILTDRDDKFHTIRTRGGLSPFLDPSESTYDHFISGHAGTALAAGVGFATANPDKKVVVIVGDASISNGHSLEALNYIGYKKLDNILVIVNDNDMSIGENVGFISKFLKRVISSGKYQNFREDVKTFINKIKANRLKNTLERMERSLKGYVTPFYALESLGFRFFSVSEGNNIEKLLPMLRKTKDLKGPIILLVKTEKGKGYCFAEENKEKFHGIAPFNIETGNTYKSSVSYSEIFGNKIIDLAREDKEIYTLSAAMIKGTGLDKFSKEFPDRCIDTGIAEGFAVTFAAGLARSQKKPYVCIYSTFIQRAISQLIHDVSIQNLPVRFIIDRSGIVGEDGKTHNGIYDLSFFLTIQNFTVLCPTTAKELEEALELSKDFNSGPLVIRIPRDSVFNIEDDKPLEIGRWKEIKKGSKNLFIATGTMLKIILEIHEELKNRGIDATIVSAASVKPLDENYLLNYIKEYDNIFVLEENYVKNSFATSILEFLNDNGINKLIHRIALDSAIIPHGKRDELLAEERLKGESLIERIEEFVYGRKK; the protein is encoded by the coding sequence ATGAGTATGGAACTTACAGAAAAATGTAAAGAGATTAGAAAGCAATTAATAGAAGTTGTAAGTAAAAATGGAGGACATTTAGGTCCAAATTTAGGAGTTGTAGAGCTTACAGTTTGCCTAAATGAAGTTTTTAATTTTAAAGAAGATATAGTACTTTTTGATGTAGGTCATCAGGCCTATGTTTATAAAATCTTGACTGATAGAGACGATAAATTCCATACTATAAGAACAAGAGGAGGTTTATCACCTTTCTTAGATCCGAGTGAAAGTACATATGACCATTTTATATCAGGACATGCAGGAACAGCTTTAGCCGCAGGAGTTGGTTTTGCTACTGCGAATCCTGATAAAAAAGTTGTAGTTATTGTAGGAGATGCTTCTATTTCAAATGGACATTCTTTAGAGGCACTGAACTATATAGGCTATAAAAAGTTAGATAATATATTAGTTATAGTAAATGATAATGATATGTCTATAGGTGAAAATGTAGGCTTTATTTCAAAATTTTTAAAGAGAGTAATATCTAGTGGTAAATATCAAAATTTTAGAGAAGATGTAAAAACTTTTATAAATAAAATAAAAGCTAATAGATTAAAAAATACTTTAGAAAGAATGGAAAGATCTTTGAAAGGCTATGTAACTCCTTTCTATGCCTTAGAAAGCTTAGGATTTAGATTTTTTAGTGTTTCTGAAGGAAATAATATAGAAAAGCTTTTACCTATGCTTAGAAAAACAAAAGATTTAAAAGGACCTATAATATTACTAGTAAAAACAGAAAAGGGAAAAGGTTACTGTTTTGCTGAAGAAAACAAAGAAAAGTTTCATGGTATAGCACCTTTTAATATTGAAACTGGAAATACATATAAAAGTTCTGTTTCATATTCAGAAATATTTGGAAATAAAATCATAGACTTAGCTAGAGAAGATAAAGAAATATATACTTTATCAGCAGCAATGATAAAAGGAACAGGTCTTGACAAGTTTTCAAAAGAATTTCCTGATAGATGTATAGATACAGGAATAGCTGAAGGTTTTGCAGTTACTTTTGCTGCGGGACTAGCAAGGTCACAGAAAAAACCATATGTTTGTATCTATTCAACTTTTATTCAAAGAGCTATAAGTCAGCTTATCCATGATGTATCTATACAAAATCTTCCTGTGAGATTTATTATAGATAGAAGTGGAATAGTTGGAGAAGATGGAAAAACTCACAATGGAATATATGATTTATCATTTTTCTTAACTATACAGAATTTTACTGTTCTTTGTCCAACTACAGCAAAAGAATTAGAAGAAGCTTTGGAACTATCTAAAGATTTTAATTCTGGACCTTTAGTTATAAGAATACCAAGAGATTCAGTATTTAATATTGAAGATGATAAACCATTAGAAATTGGAAGATGGAAAGAAATAAAAAAAGGAAGTAAAAATTTATTTATAGCAACAGGAACTATGCTAAAAATAATATTAGAAATACATGAAGAATTAAAAAATAGAGGAATAGATGCAACTATTGTAAGTGCAGCCTCTGTTAAACCTCTTGATGAAAACTATCTATTAAACTATATAAAGGAATACGATAACATTTTTGTTTTGGAAGAAAATTATGTAAAAAATTCTTTTGCAACATCTATTCTTGAATTCTTAAATGACAATGGAATAAATAAATTAATTCATAGAATAGCTTTAGATTCAGCTATAATTCCACATGGAAAAAGAGATGAATTATTAGCAGAAGAAAGATTAAAGGGAGAAAGTTTAATAGAAAGAATAGAGGAATTTGTTTATGGGAGAAAAAAATAA
- the yhbY gene encoding ribosome assembly RNA-binding protein YhbY, which yields MNSKKRAFLKKKAHNLEAIVRIGKDGLNQNIIQSILDAIESRELIKVKILQNCEEEKTVIYSKLMDNKDFEVVGMIGRTIIIFKENKEHPTISLEWKNI from the coding sequence ATGAACAGTAAAAAAAGAGCTTTTTTAAAGAAAAAAGCACATAATTTAGAAGCTATTGTTAGAATTGGAAAAGATGGTTTAAATCAAAATATTATTCAAAGTATTCTTGATGCTATAGAATCAAGAGAACTTATAAAGGTAAAAATTTTACAAAACTGTGAAGAAGAAAAAACTGTAATTTATTCTAAATTAATGGATAATAAAGACTTTGAAGTTGTAGGAATGATAGGTAGAACTATAATAATATTTAAAGAAAATAAGGAACATCCGACAATATCATTGGAATGGAAAAATATTTAA